The Streptomyces sp. NL15-2K genome contains a region encoding:
- a CDS encoding ABC transporter ATP-binding protein, protein MPEPLLDVRDLRVSFRTRSGPVTAVDGLSFTVAPGEVLGVVGESGSGKSVSMLAVLRLLTSPNVTVSGEVLFRGRDLLALPDKEMRATRGREIAMVFQDPMTALTPVYTVGWQIAEQIRAHEQVSRKEAHARAVRLLSDVGIPDAASRVNAYPHEFSGGMRQRVVIAMALSCGPALLIADEPTTALDVTVQAQILDLMRELNGRGSAVVLITHDMGVISRIADRVLVMYGGRAAEEGPRRAVFHGPRHPYTWGLLDSVPRVGGPRLRRLPTIAGVPVSPGGLPEGCAFAPRCRLRHDRCAERPALAAGNGDTAHRDACWLPPDDRGSLRLTARAAATDVPDVARETTP, encoded by the coding sequence ATGCCTGAGCCTTTGCTGGACGTACGAGATCTGCGGGTCTCCTTCCGCACCCGCAGCGGCCCGGTCACGGCCGTCGACGGTCTCTCCTTCACGGTCGCTCCGGGTGAAGTCCTGGGTGTCGTGGGCGAGTCGGGCTCGGGCAAGAGCGTGTCGATGCTGGCCGTGCTGCGACTGCTGACCAGCCCGAACGTGACCGTGTCGGGCGAAGTCCTCTTCCGTGGACGCGACTTGCTCGCCCTCCCCGACAAGGAGATGCGTGCGACACGGGGCCGGGAGATCGCCATGGTCTTCCAGGACCCGATGACCGCGCTGACCCCCGTCTACACCGTCGGATGGCAGATCGCCGAGCAGATACGGGCGCACGAACAGGTCTCCCGCAAGGAGGCGCACGCCCGCGCCGTCCGGTTGCTCTCCGACGTCGGCATCCCCGACGCGGCCTCCAGGGTGAACGCCTATCCGCACGAGTTCTCCGGCGGCATGCGCCAGCGCGTGGTCATCGCGATGGCCCTGTCCTGCGGTCCCGCGCTGCTCATCGCCGACGAACCGACCACGGCGCTCGACGTGACCGTGCAGGCGCAGATCCTCGACCTGATGCGCGAGCTCAACGGGCGCGGATCGGCGGTGGTGCTCATCACCCACGACATGGGGGTGATCTCCCGGATCGCCGACCGGGTCCTGGTCATGTACGGCGGCCGGGCGGCCGAGGAGGGCCCGCGCCGGGCGGTGTTCCACGGTCCGCGGCATCCGTACACCTGGGGGCTGCTCGACTCGGTGCCCCGCGTCGGCGGCCCCAGGCTGCGGCGACTGCCCACCATCGCGGGCGTGCCCGTCTCGCCGGGCGGCCTCCCGGAAGGATGCGCGTTCGCGCCGCGCTGCCGGCTGCGTCACGACCGGTGCGCCGAGCGCCCCGCGCTGGCCGCGGGCAACGGCGACACCGCGCACCGCGACGCCTGCTGGCTGCCGCCCGACGACCGCGGGTCGCTGCGGCTCACGGCACGGGCGGCGGCGACCGACGTACCTGACGTGGCGAGGGAGACGACACCGTGA
- a CDS encoding ABC transporter permease, producing the protein MSHAEPLSTAEARRSPGPWRTAAADLSHNRSAVAAAVVLLVVVLAALCAPLYADHVAHTDPFQSHVSGTTVVDGKTVPVLTPSSTGLGLGVTPIGPTWDTAHYFLGADNQGRDVMARLLYGGRTSLFIGVTAALFTCVLGTAVGVVAGYAGGVVDAVISRILDVIWAFPVYLLAICLSVVLLTNGLRLGPLTVDAGSLWLPVAIIAAIYVPYIARPLRGQVLVLRNKEYIHAAVGSGAPTFRILRREVLPNVLPTAIVFVPLMTALAMLTESALSFLSVGVQPPDASWGTIIEDGLGLLYTRPAVTIAPGLLIALTTAALNVLGDGVRDALDPGARLRGGV; encoded by the coding sequence ATGAGCCACGCCGAACCCCTGTCGACCGCTGAGGCCCGGCGCTCGCCGGGCCCCTGGCGGACGGCCGCCGCCGACCTGTCGCACAACAGGTCGGCGGTGGCCGCGGCCGTCGTCCTGCTCGTCGTCGTGCTGGCGGCCCTGTGCGCTCCGCTGTACGCGGACCACGTCGCCCACACCGACCCGTTCCAGTCCCATGTCTCCGGCACCACGGTCGTCGACGGCAAGACCGTGCCCGTGCTCACCCCCAGCAGCACCGGCCTCGGCCTCGGGGTCACGCCCATCGGCCCCACCTGGGACACCGCCCACTACTTCCTCGGCGCCGACAACCAGGGCCGCGACGTCATGGCACGCCTGCTGTACGGCGGCCGTACGAGTCTGTTCATCGGCGTCACGGCGGCCCTGTTCACCTGCGTCCTCGGTACGGCCGTCGGAGTCGTCGCCGGCTACGCGGGCGGTGTCGTGGACGCCGTCATCTCCCGGATCCTGGACGTGATCTGGGCGTTCCCGGTGTATCTGCTGGCCATCTGTCTGTCGGTCGTCCTGCTCACCAACGGGCTGCGGCTGGGGCCGCTCACCGTGGACGCGGGAAGCCTCTGGCTGCCCGTCGCGATCATCGCGGCGATCTACGTGCCGTACATCGCCCGGCCGTTGCGCGGCCAGGTACTGGTGCTGCGCAACAAGGAGTACATCCACGCGGCCGTCGGCTCCGGCGCCCCGACCTTCCGCATCCTGCGCCGGGAAGTACTGCCGAACGTGCTGCCCACGGCGATCGTCTTCGTCCCGCTGATGACGGCGCTGGCCATGCTCACCGAGTCGGCGCTGTCCTTCCTGTCCGTCGGCGTCCAGCCGCCCGACGCCAGCTGGGGCACGATCATCGAGGACGGCCTGGGGCTGCTCTACACGCGGCCCGCCGTGACGATCGCCCCGGGACTGCTGATCGCGCTGACCACGGCGGCACTCAACGTCCTGGGCGACGGGGTGCGCGACGCGCTCGACCCGGGCGCCCGGCTGCGCGGAGGGGTGTGA
- a CDS encoding ABC transporter permease, giving the protein MLSFTLKRFGSALLVMFSISVLVFLIFFATPGVDPAARIAGRNADPATLAQVRHSFGLDRPMPVRYLLMMRHLLIDRDLESFVNRGSRVIPQILQATPVTLSLVIGAALIWMTAGILMGTAAAALRGKAADPLIMLVGVVGVSLPAYWLGEVVNLVTQKQLHDSVFSWVPPPGYVGLGQDAGQWALHMLFPWLTLALLYAGIYARLLRGEVVTTLNEDYVRTARAKGLSERRILIRHALRCSLIPIVSLFGLDFGALVGGAALLTEVVFGLPGIGKLTYDALQNLDLPVIMGTVLYAAFFVVLANALVDILYARLDPRARHA; this is encoded by the coding sequence ATGCTCTCCTTCACGCTCAAGCGCTTCGGCTCGGCCCTCCTGGTGATGTTCTCGATCAGCGTGCTGGTGTTCCTGATCTTCTTCGCCACCCCGGGTGTCGATCCCGCGGCACGCATCGCGGGACGCAACGCCGATCCGGCCACGCTCGCCCAGGTGCGGCACTCCTTCGGCCTCGACCGTCCGATGCCCGTGCGCTATCTGCTGATGATGCGCCACCTGCTCATCGACCGGGACCTGGAGTCGTTCGTCAACCGGGGCTCCCGCGTCATCCCGCAGATCCTCCAGGCCACCCCGGTCACCTTGTCCCTCGTCATCGGCGCGGCGCTGATCTGGATGACGGCCGGCATCCTCATGGGCACGGCCGCGGCGGCCCTGCGCGGCAAGGCCGCCGACCCGCTGATCATGCTGGTCGGCGTGGTCGGAGTCTCGCTGCCGGCCTACTGGCTCGGCGAGGTCGTCAACCTCGTCACCCAGAAGCAGTTGCACGACTCGGTGTTCTCCTGGGTGCCGCCACCGGGATACGTCGGCCTGGGCCAGGACGCGGGCCAGTGGGCGCTGCACATGCTCTTCCCCTGGCTGACCCTGGCGCTGCTGTACGCCGGGATCTACGCCCGGCTGCTGCGCGGCGAGGTCGTCACCACGCTGAACGAGGACTACGTCCGCACCGCGCGGGCCAAGGGACTGTCCGAGCGGCGGATCCTCATCCGCCACGCCCTGCGCTGCTCGCTGATCCCGATCGTGTCGCTGTTCGGCCTGGACTTCGGCGCGCTCGTGGGCGGCGCCGCGCTGCTCACCGAGGTGGTCTTCGGCCTGCCCGGCATCGGCAAGCTCACCTACGACGCCCTGCAGAACCTGGACCTGCCCGTGATCATGGGGACCGTCCTGTACGCGGCGTTCTTCGTGGTCCTCGCCAACGCACTGGTGGACATCCTGTACGCGCGACTCGACCCGAGGGCCCGCCATGCCTGA